A region from the Deltaproteobacteria bacterium genome encodes:
- a CDS encoding DUF1931 domain-containing protein — MASKAKGVLKKAGCNTAGDAFAALNEYMYWLLEQAAKRAKANGRKTVRRHDFMS; from the coding sequence ATCGCAAGCAAGGCGAAGGGCGTCCTCAAGAAGGCGGGTTGCAATACCGCCGGAGACGCGTTCGCCGCCCTCAACGAATACATGTACTGGCTCCTGGAGCAGGCGGCAAAGCGCGCCAAGGCGAACGGCCGCAAGACCGTACGCCGCCACGACTTCATGAGCTGA
- a CDS encoding YceI family protein, protein MKPVSFDATTAECLLFTYKAGLLSRVAHDLKLRVERFEIAVDDQGIHARFDASSLRVVCARAGGKDDLRALSERDRREIEATIARDVLDARRHPAIDFRSSTVAATVAPAEMQIDGTLSIRGRERPLSLLARREGDRAVIETVIHQPDFGIRPYTAMLGALRIKPDVAVTMTAPWPD, encoded by the coding sequence ATGAAGCCGGTCTCTTTCGACGCGACGACGGCGGAGTGCCTGCTCTTCACGTACAAGGCCGGCCTCCTCTCGCGCGTGGCCCACGATCTCAAGCTCCGCGTCGAGCGATTCGAGATCGCCGTCGATGACCAGGGCATTCACGCCCGGTTCGACGCGTCCTCGCTCCGCGTCGTCTGCGCACGCGCCGGCGGCAAGGACGACTTGCGCGCCCTGTCCGAGAGGGATCGCCGCGAGATCGAGGCGACCATTGCACGGGACGTGCTCGACGCGCGCAGGCATCCCGCAATCGATTTCCGGTCGAGCACCGTGGCGGCCACCGTGGCGCCGGCCGAGATGCAAATCGACGGCACGCTCTCGATCCGCGGCCGCGAACGCCCGTTGAGCCTGCTCGCGCGCCGCGAGGGCGACCGCGCGGTGATCGAGACCGTGATCCACCAGCCGGACTTCGGCATCCGCCCGTATACCGCCATGCTCGGCGCCCTGCGCATCAAGCCCGACGTGGCGGTGACGATGACTGCTCCGTGGCCGGATTGA